From one Pseudomonas sp. B21-048 genomic stretch:
- a CDS encoding contractile injection system protein, VgrG/Pvc8 family, whose protein sequence is MFDPVNEPSFRLDVAGLPDPFEVLAFTGSEAISMPFAFDVDVLNDDPTLDLASLLYRSAFLHFGPEGQGVHGQLLGLVQFGHGDEPRLCRMRLGPRLACLARRFNQRIFSHRSMPQILAQVLKEHGIAGKDRRFDLSGDYPPRDFCTQYRESDLQFLQRLCAEGQLHYYFEHRAGGHCLVFSDGLGQFSRGEASVFEGERERPGVHQFKLHAGGQIAEGQTNLAMLRSGQLMPLSGHPCVECNRLWLLTHVEHQGGQALGLAYSNQLRAMTQEMPFVAAHAVVKPRMHSLQRAWVVDVGESRPDPSRPVAVQFDWLYQGEGAAPSHCWLPLAPGLEDASAMPLCEGAQVLVSFIEGDPDQPLISGFLPGTASSAEPVIPDLQASLTNDARPTLDGLLGMLRSCEPLVLLCLLPGGGSFSHCAQSFCTCRAASQLGQSGAA, encoded by the coding sequence ATGTTCGATCCAGTCAACGAGCCGTCATTTCGTCTGGATGTAGCAGGTTTGCCCGACCCCTTTGAGGTCTTGGCCTTTACCGGCAGTGAAGCCATCAGCATGCCTTTTGCGTTCGACGTGGATGTGCTGAATGATGACCCGACGCTGGACCTCGCAAGCCTGCTGTACCGCTCGGCCTTTTTGCACTTCGGGCCTGAGGGGCAGGGTGTTCACGGGCAGTTGCTCGGCCTCGTTCAGTTCGGCCATGGCGATGAGCCCAGGCTATGTCGCATGCGTCTTGGCCCCAGGCTGGCGTGTTTGGCCCGGCGTTTCAATCAACGAATCTTCAGCCATCGCTCGATGCCGCAGATCCTCGCTCAAGTACTCAAGGAGCACGGCATTGCCGGCAAGGACCGGCGCTTCGACCTGAGCGGCGATTATCCGCCCCGTGATTTTTGTACGCAGTACCGTGAATCGGACCTGCAATTTCTCCAGCGTCTGTGCGCCGAGGGTCAGCTTCATTACTACTTCGAGCACCGCGCAGGTGGACACTGCCTGGTGTTCAGTGATGGCCTGGGGCAGTTTAGCCGTGGCGAAGCGAGCGTCTTCGAGGGTGAACGCGAACGGCCCGGAGTACATCAATTCAAGCTGCATGCCGGCGGGCAGATTGCTGAAGGCCAGACGAACCTGGCGATGCTGCGCAGTGGTCAGCTGATGCCCCTGTCCGGTCACCCGTGTGTGGAGTGTAATCGTCTCTGGCTGTTGACCCATGTCGAGCATCAGGGAGGGCAGGCCCTGGGGCTTGCCTATAGCAACCAGTTGCGCGCCATGACGCAGGAAATGCCTTTCGTGGCAGCTCATGCGGTCGTGAAACCCAGAATGCACAGCTTGCAGCGGGCGTGGGTGGTCGATGTCGGTGAGTCTCGCCCCGATCCTTCCAGACCGGTTGCCGTGCAGTTTGACTGGCTGTATCAGGGGGAGGGCGCAGCGCCCAGCCACTGCTGGTTGCCGTTGGCGCCCGGGCTGGAAGACGCGAGTGCCATGCCATTGTGTGAAGGGGCACAAGTGCTGGTGAGTTTTATCGAAGGCGATCCGGATCAACCCTTGATCAGCGGATTTCTTCCCGGCACAGCGTCCAGCGCAGAGCCAGTCATACCTGACCTGCAAGCCTCTTTGACGAACGATGCCCGCCCGACGCTCGATGGCTTGCTGGGCATGCTGCGATCCTGCGAACCCTTGGTGCTCCTGTGCCTGCTGCCCGGCGGCGGCAGTTTCAGTCATTGTGCGCAATCCTTTTGCACGTGCCGCGCGGCATCGCAGCTCGGCCAGAGCGGTGCGGCATGA